From Pogoniulus pusillus isolate bPogPus1 chromosome 16, bPogPus1.pri, whole genome shotgun sequence, a single genomic window includes:
- the DCAF1 gene encoding DDB1- and CUL4-associated factor 1 isoform X2 — protein MTSGSGHVDSKAELTALLEQWEKEHGSGQDMVPILTRMSELIEKETEEYRKGDPDPFDDRHPGRADPECMLGHLLRILFKNDDFMNALVNAYVMTSREPPLNTAACRLLLDIMPGLETAVVFQEKEGIVENLFKWAREADQPLRTYATGLLGGAMENQDIAANYRDENSQLVALVLRRLRELQVTEMTTKQENKRPSPRKVPSDPLLPLDEEAVDMDYGEMAVDGEQEEVSGDMEISFNLGSSHKTSSRVNSATKLDDGGLRKGKSGKQHERDGFRKAKQKLGFSASEQERMFVELSNSSWSEMSPWVIGTNYTLYPLTPAIEQRLILQYLTPLGEYQELLPIFMQLGSRELMMYYIDLKRTNDVLLTFEALKHLASLLLHNKFATEFVAHGGVQKLLEIPRPSMAATGVSMCLYYLSYNQDAMERVCMHPHNVLSDVVNYTLWLMECSHASGCCHATMFFSICFSFRAVLELFDRHDGLRRLVNLISTLEILNLEDQGALLSDDEIFASRQTGKHTCMALRRYFEAHLAIKLEQVKQSLQRTEGGILVHPQPPYKACSYTHEQIVEMMEFLIEYGPAQLYWEPAEVFLKLSCVQLMLQLISIACNWKTYYARNDTVRYALDVLAILTVVPKIQLQLAEPVDVLDEAGSTVSTVGISIILGVAEGEVFIHDAEIQKSALQIIINCVCGPDNRISSIGKFISGTPRRKLPQAPKSCEHTLAKMWNVVQSNNGIKVLLSLLSIKMPITDADQIRALACKALVGLSRSSTVRQIISKLPLFSSCQIQQLMKEPVLQDKRSEHVKFCKYAAELIERVSGKPLLIGTDVSLARLQKADVVAQSRITFPEKELLLLIRNHLISKGLGETASVLTKEADLPMTAASHSSAFTPVAAAASPVTLPRTPRIANGISARLTNHTSVGSTAASVHAQARPSASQGPLALPGPSYASNSPLIGRISFVRERPSSCNVRKLRVLRQKSDHGAYSQSPAIKKQLDRHLPSPPTLDSIITEYLREQHARCKNPVATCPPFSLFTPHQCPEPKQRRQAPTNFTSRLTRRAAFPKYGGVDGGCFDRHLIFSRFRPISVFREANEDESGFTCCAFSARERFLMLGTCTGQLKLYNVFSGQEEASYNCHNSAITHLEPSRDGSLLLTSATWSQPLSALWGMKSVFDMKHSFPDDHYVEFSKHSQDRVIGTKGDIAHIYDIQTGNKLLTLFNPDLANNYKKNCATFNPTDDLVLNDGVLWDVRSAQAIHKFDKFNMTISGVFHPNGLEVIVNTEIWDLRTFHLLHTVPALDQCRVVFNYTGTVMYGAMLQADDEDDLLEERMRSPFGSSFRTFNATDYKPIATIDVKRNIFDLCTDSKDCYLAVIENQGSMDAMNMDTVCRLYEVGRQRLAEDEEDEEEDQEEEEQEEEDDDEDDDDTDDLDDLDTDQLMEAELEEDENNENAADSSDNSDLEDDIILSLNE, from the exons ATGACTTCGGGATCTGGGCATGTGGACTCCAAGGCTGAGCTCACTGCTTTGCTTGAGCAATGGGAGAAAGAACATGGCAGTGGGCAAGACATGGTTCCTATTCTCACCCG AATGTCTGAACTGATTGAGAAAGAGACTGAAGAGTACCGCAAAGGGGATCCAGACCCCTTTGATGACCGACATCCAG GTCGTGCGGACCCAGAGTGCATGCTTGGGCACTTGCTGAGAATACTTTTCAAGAATGATGATTTCATGAACGCG CTAGTGAATGCTTACGTGATGACAAGCAGAGAACCTCCATTaaacactgctgcctgcagacttCTTTTGGATATCATGCCTGGACTGGAAACAGCTGTTGTCTTTCAGGAAAAG GAAGGCATAGTTGAAAATCTCTTTAAGTGGGCACGAGAGGCTGATCAGCCACTAAGGACATACGCAACAGGACTATTAGGAGGAGCTATGGAAAACCAAGATATTGCTGCAAATTACAGGGACGAGAACTCACAATTG GTGGCTTTGGTGCTTCGACGACTACGAGAGTTACAGGTCACTGAAATGACTacgaaacaagaaaacaaacgtCCCAGCCCTCGGAAAGTGCCGTCAgatcctctgctgcctctggatGAAGAGGCTGTGGATATGGATTATGGGGAGATGGCGGTAGATGGAGAGCAAGAGGAAGTTTCTGGAGATATGGAGATCTCCTTTAATCTTGGTTCAAGTCACAAGACCAGTAGCAGAGTAAACTCTGCTACAAAGCTAGATGATGGGGGACTGAGAAAAGGCAAATCAGGGAAACAGCATGAAAGAGATGGCTTCCGGAAGGCCAAGCAAAAGCTGGGCTTCTCTGCTTCAGAACAAGAGCGGATGTTTGTTGAACTGTCCAACAGCAGCTGGTCAGAAATGTCCCCGTGGGTCATTGGCACTAATTATACACTTTACCCTTTgactcctgccatagagcagaggCTAATTCTTCAGTACCTGACTCCCTTAGGGGAGTACCAAGAG CTACTACCCATCTTTATGCAGCTGGGATCTAGGGAGCTGATGATGTACTACATTGATCTGAAGCGAACCAATGATGTGCTGCTCACTTTTGAAGCCCTTAAG CATTTGGCATCATTGCTACTGCACAACAAGTTTGCAACAGAGTTTGTTGCTCATGGAGGAGTGCAAAAGTTGCTGGAGATTCCTCGTCCTTCCATGGCAGCAACAGGGGTTTCCATGTGTTTGTATTATTTGTCTTACAATCAAGATGCCATGGAGAGG gTGTGCATGCACCCACATAATGTGCTTTCAGATGTAGTAAACTACACTTTATGGCTAATGGAATGCTCCCATGCCTCAGGCTGCTGCCATGCTACCATGTTCTTCTCCATTTGCTTCTCCTTCCGTGCTGTCCTGGAGCTCTTTGATAGGCATGATGGCCTTCGGCGTCTGGTTAACCTG ATAAGCACTCTAGAGATCTTAAACCTAGAAGACCAAGGGGCCCTTTTGAGTGATGATGAGATCTTTGCCAGTCGTCAGACTGGGAAGCACACCTGCATGGCCTTGCGCAGGTACTTTGAGGCTCATCTTGCTATCAAGCTTGAACAGGTGAAGCAGTCTCTCCAGCGAACTGAAGGTGGTATTCTGGTCCATCCACAACCCCCCTACAAG GCCTGTTCATATACTCATGAGCAGATTGTAGAGATGATGGAGTTCCTGATTGAGTATGGTCCAGCACAACTCTACTGGGAGCCAGCAGAGGTTTTTCTCAAACTGTCTTGTGTCCAACTCATGCTTCAGCTCATTTCAATAGCATGCAACTGGAAGACATACTATGCAAG GAATGACACAGTACGATATGCTTTGGATGTACTGGCCATCCTGACTGTGGTTCCTAAAATCCAGTTGCAACTGGCAGAACCTGTGGATGTGTTAGATGAAGCTGGATCTACTGTTTCCACTGTGG GTATTAGTATCATCCTTGGAGTTGCTGAGGGTGAGGTTTTCATCCATGATGCTGAGATTCAGAAGTCAGCCCTTCAGATCATCATCAATTGTGTATGTGGCCCAGATAATCGGATCTCCAGTATTGGCAAGTTCATCTCTGGAACTCCTCGTCGAAAGCTTCCTCAGGCTCCCAAGAGCTGTGAGCACACATTAGCCAAGATGTGGAACGTGGTACAGTCCAACAATGGCATCAAAGTGCTGCTGTCATTGCTGTCCATTAAGATGCCAATCACAGATGCTGATCAGATACGAGCATTAGCTTGCAAAGCCTTGGTGGGACTGTCACGCAGCAGTACTGTCCGGCAGATCATCAGCAAGCTCCCTCtcttcagcagctgccagatCCAGCAGCTGATGAAGGAGCCAGTGCTGCAGGACAAGCGCAGTGAGCACGTGAAGTTCTGCAAGTATGCGGCGGAGCTGATAGAGCGTGTCTCGGGGAAGCCGCTGCTGATCGGCACAGATGTCTCTCTGGCACGACTGCAGAAAGCAGATGTGGTGGCCCAGTCAAGGATCACGTTTCCtgagaaggagctgctgcttctgattcGGAACCACCTCATCTCTAAGGGCCTAGGAGAAACTGCATCTGTCCTTACTAAAGAGGCTGACCTACCCATGACTGCAGCATCTCACTCATCTGCCTTCACCCCTGTTGCTGCTGCCGCCTCTCCTGTGACCTTGCCTCGCACTCCTCGCATAGCTAACGGCATCTCAGCCCGTTTGACAAACCACACTTCTGTAGGTTCCACTGCCGCCTCTGTCCATGCTCAGGCAAGGCCGTCTGCATCCCAAGGTCCACTTGcccttccaggcccttcatATGCCAGCAACTCTCCTCTGATTGGCAGGATTAGTTTTGTCAGGGAGAGGCCGTCTTCCTGCAACGTCAGAAAACTCAGAGTGTTGCGACAAAAATCGGACCATGGCGCCtacagccagagcccagctaTCAAAAAGCAGCTGGACAGACACCTTCCTTCCCCACCCACGCTGGACAGTATAATCACAGAGTACCTTAGGGAGCAGCATGCCCGCTGCAAGAACCCTGTTGCCACCTgtccccctttctctctctttacaCCCCACCAGTGTCCTGAGCCAAAACAGAGGCGCCAAGCGCCAACTAACTTTACCTCACGGCTGACCCGCAGGGCAGCCTTTCCAAAGTACGGAGGGGTGGATGGTGGCTGCTTTGATAGACACCTTATATTTAGCAG GTTCCGTCCCATTTCTGTGTTCAGGGAAGCAAATGAGGATGAGAGTGGCTTTACTTGTTGTGCATTTTCTGCAAGAGAACGATTTTTGATGCTGGGTACTTGCACAGGGCAGTTGAAACTCTATAATGTGTTCAGTGGACAGGAAGAGGCCAGTTATAACTGCCATAACTCTGCCATCACTCACCTTGAACCATCCAGG GATGGTTCTTTATTGCTGACATCTGCTACATGGAGCCAACCTCTGTCTGCATTGTGGGGAATGAAGTCTGTCTTTGATATGAA GCATTCCTTCCCTGATGACCACTATGTGGAGTTCAGCAAGCACTCTCAGGACAGGGTCATTGGCACAAAAGGAGACATTGCCCAT ATCTATGATATTCAGACTGGCAACAAGCTGTTGACTCTGTTTAACCCAGATCTTGCCAACAACTACAAGAAGAACTGTGCCACCTTTAACCCCACTGATGACCTTGTCCTAAATGATGGTGTCCTCTGGGATGTCAGATCGGCACAAGCCATCCACAAGTTTGACAAATTCAACATGACCATCAGTGGTGTTTTCCATCCCAATGGGCTAGAGGTCATAGTCAACACAGAGATT TGGGACCTCCGAACTTTCCATTTGTTACACACAGTACCTGCACTGGACCAGTGTCGTGTGGTCTTCAACTATACTGGCACAGTCATGTATGGAG CTATGTTGCAGGCAGATGACGAAGATGACCTTCTGGAGGAGAGAATGAGAAGTCCCTTTGGCTCTTCTTTCAGGACATTTAATGCAACTGATTATAAACCTATAG